A region of Streptomyces sp. NBC_01750 DNA encodes the following proteins:
- a CDS encoding SpoIIE family protein phosphatase, producing the protein MDTHESTSDLPDQPLSAVGYAGVLRDLLPIALWRADADGRLVEWSLAAQDLLGYPPDELLGRHGVPILVPEPDWELADHLIRKVRAGEAVVGSLPVRHRDGHLVPMEMWICPAADPQGGAGILAIAVETSAVLRMRDSLAALEGLFTQSPIGLAMLGPDLRFLRVNDALARMQGVSAADHIGKRPAEVVPGVNATELETAMRKALDGGKAVVDVRRTGRTPADPEHDRTWSCSYAPLLDSVGRRLGLIASLIDITDGQQAQIEAGQARHRLALLAEAGTRIGTTLDLRQTAEEVVQVLVPQLADSADVQLLEEILDPDEAAASTHGVVRRLAVSFPDPSAPTAKLAVGATFQLPLGSVYEQVIADGRPMNLYKADVPALITDPRAEQLRTYLSTLGAARLVPLVARGKVLGAVVVTRARSRERFDEQDCVLIDELVARAALNIDNARMYTSQRKAALTLQRSLTNNALPDVTGLELTGRYLPASDHAVGGDWFDAITLPDGRTGLVIGDVMGHGIHAAAVMGQLRTAVRTLARHGIPPAEMLRSLDAVVSDLGENEMATCVYAVFDRAAGGCLIARAGHPPPAVAEARGTIAFLDGPPGTPLGAGGQDFRTEQVPLPPGSLLVLYTDGLIEARDRDLDQGMQQLAQALRHLDHPLEEICDSILGRLLPSTAQDDVAVLLARTPRTRDSVISHSEQLRSRGPARKAQGW; encoded by the coding sequence TTGGACACACACGAGTCGACGAGTGATCTGCCGGACCAGCCCCTGTCGGCGGTCGGGTACGCGGGTGTGCTCCGTGACCTCCTTCCGATCGCGCTGTGGAGGGCCGATGCGGACGGGCGCCTGGTGGAGTGGTCGCTCGCCGCTCAGGACCTGCTCGGCTACCCGCCGGATGAGCTGCTAGGCCGGCACGGGGTCCCGATACTGGTCCCCGAGCCCGACTGGGAGCTGGCCGATCACCTGATACGGAAAGTCCGGGCGGGTGAGGCTGTGGTCGGGTCCCTCCCCGTGCGGCACCGCGATGGGCATCTCGTGCCGATGGAGATGTGGATCTGCCCGGCCGCAGACCCCCAGGGAGGGGCGGGCATCCTCGCCATCGCCGTGGAGACCTCAGCGGTCCTGCGCATGCGGGATTCACTCGCGGCACTGGAAGGCCTGTTCACCCAGTCCCCCATCGGCCTGGCCATGCTCGGCCCCGATCTGCGCTTCCTGCGGGTCAATGACGCGCTGGCACGGATGCAGGGCGTATCCGCGGCCGACCACATCGGCAAGCGCCCGGCCGAGGTCGTGCCGGGCGTCAACGCCACGGAGCTGGAGACGGCGATGCGGAAGGCTCTTGATGGCGGCAAGGCGGTGGTCGACGTGCGCCGCACCGGTCGCACGCCGGCCGATCCCGAACACGACCGCACCTGGTCCTGCTCCTATGCTCCGCTGCTCGACAGCGTCGGCCGGAGGCTGGGCCTGATCGCCTCGCTGATCGACATCACCGACGGGCAGCAGGCGCAGATCGAGGCGGGGCAGGCGCGGCATCGCCTGGCGCTGCTGGCCGAGGCCGGCACCCGGATCGGGACCACCTTGGACCTGCGGCAGACCGCCGAGGAAGTGGTGCAGGTACTGGTGCCGCAGCTGGCCGACTCGGCCGACGTACAACTGCTGGAAGAGATACTCGACCCCGACGAGGCCGCCGCATCCACCCACGGCGTGGTGCGTCGTCTGGCGGTCTCCTTCCCCGATCCGTCCGCCCCCACCGCGAAACTGGCGGTAGGCGCGACCTTCCAGCTCCCGCTCGGCTCGGTGTACGAGCAGGTCATCGCCGACGGGCGCCCCATGAACCTCTACAAGGCCGATGTCCCGGCGCTGATCACCGATCCGCGCGCCGAGCAACTGCGTACCTACCTCAGCACCCTGGGCGCCGCGCGACTGGTCCCGCTGGTCGCCCGTGGCAAGGTGCTCGGCGCCGTGGTGGTGACGCGTGCCCGAAGCCGCGAGCGATTCGATGAGCAGGACTGCGTGCTCATCGACGAGCTGGTCGCCCGGGCGGCGCTGAACATCGACAACGCGCGCATGTACACCAGCCAGCGAAAGGCGGCGCTCACGCTGCAACGCAGCCTGACGAACAACGCGCTGCCGGACGTGACCGGCCTGGAACTCACCGGACGCTACCTGCCCGCCAGCGACCACGCGGTCGGCGGCGACTGGTTCGACGCCATCACCCTGCCCGACGGCAGGACCGGGCTGGTCATCGGGGATGTGATGGGGCACGGAATCCATGCGGCGGCCGTCATGGGACAGCTGCGCACAGCGGTGCGAACGCTGGCACGGCACGGCATCCCCCCGGCTGAGATGCTCCGTTCCCTGGACGCCGTCGTGAGCGACCTGGGTGAGAATGAAATGGCGACATGCGTCTACGCGGTCTTCGACCGGGCTGCCGGCGGTTGTCTGATCGCCAGGGCCGGCCATCCACCTCCGGCCGTGGCCGAGGCCCGAGGGACTATTGCGTTCCTCGACGGCCCCCCGGGTACACCCCTGGGAGCGGGCGGGCAGGACTTCAGGACCGAGCAGGTGCCGCTGCCCCCCGGCAGTCTGCTGGTGCTGTACACCGACGGCCTCATCGAGGCACGCGACAGAGACCTCGACCAGGGCATGCAGCAACTCGCCCAGGCGCTGCGGCACCTCGACCATCCGTTGGAGGAGATCTGTGACAGCATCCTCGGCCGGCTGCTGCCCTCCACGGCTCAGGACGATGTGGCGGTGCTCCTCGCCAGAACTCCGCGTACTCGGGACTCGGTGATCAGTCACTCCGAGCAGCTCCGCTCACGCGGTCCCGCTCGCAAGGCGCAAGGGTGGTAG
- a CDS encoding ArsR/SmtB family transcription factor: MSKQDLVTLGQDGIGGCCPTLLTAPLDENRAVELAKVFKALGDPVRLRLLSMIASRDGGEICVCDLTPAFDLSQPTISHHLKLLRQAGLIDCERRGTWVYYWLLPEMTDKLAGILTRPGSQARQSLDGATGSAR, encoded by the coding sequence ATGTCGAAACAAGACCTCGTGACACTTGGCCAGGACGGCATCGGCGGATGCTGCCCCACTCTGCTGACCGCTCCCCTGGACGAGAACCGGGCCGTCGAGCTGGCCAAGGTCTTCAAGGCCCTGGGCGACCCGGTGCGACTCAGGTTGCTGTCGATGATCGCCTCGCGCGACGGCGGCGAGATCTGTGTCTGCGACCTGACCCCGGCGTTCGACCTGTCGCAGCCGACGATCTCCCACCACCTCAAGCTGCTGCGTCAGGCCGGGCTGATCGACTGCGAACGACGCGGGACGTGGGTGTACTACTGGCTGCTGCCCGAGATGACCGACAAGCTCGCCGGCATCCTCACCCGTCCCGGATCTCAGGCCCGTCAGTCCCTCGACGGCGCGACCGGGTCGGCCCGGTAA
- a CDS encoding ABC transporter ATP-binding protein, with protein sequence MAEIVLEGITKRYPDGAVAVRDVNLTVGDGEFVILVGPSGCGKSTTLNMIAGLEDITDGTLRIDNQVVNDKAPKDRDIAMVFQSYALYPHMTVRENMGFALRLAKVDKATIRSKVEEAARILDLTDHLDRKPANLSGGQRQRVAMGRAIVRNPKAFLMDEPLSNLDAKLRVQMRTQISRLQQRLGTTTVYVTHDQTEAMTLGDRVVVMRGGVVQQVGTPQYLYDEPRNLFVAGFIGSPAMNFLHATLEENVLRTIVGDLPLSDEVRRSLERQNAPLDLIVGLRPEAFEDAAMVDPGRSGMTFTTTVDVVESLGSDVYAYFTEEDWQPTTTSELEELAADSGISETGASGHQVVVRLSTGTQVREGSRAELWVDTSRMHVFDPRAGLNLTHRENDGG encoded by the coding sequence GTGGCCGAGATCGTTCTCGAGGGCATCACCAAGAGGTATCCCGACGGCGCCGTGGCCGTGCGGGACGTCAACCTCACAGTGGGCGACGGGGAATTCGTCATCCTGGTCGGGCCCTCCGGTTGCGGCAAGTCCACCACGCTCAACATGATCGCCGGACTTGAGGACATCACCGACGGCACCCTCCGCATCGACAACCAGGTCGTCAACGACAAGGCGCCCAAGGACCGCGACATCGCCATGGTCTTCCAGAGTTACGCCCTCTATCCGCACATGACCGTGCGGGAGAACATGGGCTTCGCCCTGCGCCTGGCCAAGGTCGACAAGGCCACCATCAGGAGCAAGGTGGAGGAGGCCGCCCGCATCCTCGACCTGACGGATCATCTGGACCGCAAACCCGCGAACCTCTCGGGCGGCCAGCGTCAGCGCGTCGCCATGGGCCGTGCCATTGTCCGCAACCCCAAGGCGTTCCTGATGGACGAGCCGCTGTCCAACCTGGACGCCAAGCTCCGGGTACAGATGCGCACCCAGATCTCGCGCCTTCAGCAACGTCTGGGCACCACCACCGTCTACGTCACCCATGACCAGACCGAGGCGATGACGCTCGGGGACCGCGTGGTCGTCATGCGCGGCGGTGTCGTTCAGCAGGTCGGCACCCCCCAGTATCTCTACGACGAGCCACGCAACCTGTTCGTCGCTGGTTTCATCGGCTCACCCGCCATGAACTTCCTCCACGCCACCCTGGAGGAGAACGTGCTGCGCACCATCGTCGGCGACCTCCCGCTGTCCGACGAGGTACGCCGGAGTCTGGAGCGCCAGAACGCGCCGCTGGACCTCATCGTGGGTCTGCGGCCCGAAGCCTTCGAGGATGCCGCCATGGTCGATCCGGGCCGGTCGGGGATGACCTTCACCACCACCGTGGATGTGGTGGAGTCCTTGGGCTCGGATGTCTACGCCTACTTCACCGAGGAGGACTGGCAGCCGACCACCACCTCGGAACTGGAGGAGCTGGCCGCCGATTCCGGCATCAGTGAGACGGGAGCCAGCGGCCACCAGGTGGTCGTCCGGCTCAGTACGGGGACACAGGTCCGCGAGGGGAGCCGGGCCGAACTGTGGGTGGACACCTCGAGGATGCATGTCTTCGACCCACGCGCCGGTCTGAACCTCACCCACCGGGAGAACGATGGCGGATGA
- a CDS encoding carbohydrate ABC transporter permease, with translation MAGAGKRHVTGWAIANTVVIAYALFPVWWIAALSFKDPSTLTDGSFVPQQWTLENYSGIFQTSEFTRALINSIGIALIATVIAVVLGTMAAYAVARLRFPGKRLLIGMSLLIAMFPPISLVSPLFNIERILGIFDTWPGLIIPYMTFSLPLAIYTLSAFFREIPWDLEKAAKVDGATPAQAFRLVIAPLAAPGVFTTAILVFIFCWNDFLFAISLTSTTRARTVPAAIAFFTGSSQFQQPTGSIAAAAVVITIPIIAFVLLFQRRIVAGLTSGAVKG, from the coding sequence ATGGCGGGCGCGGGCAAGAGGCATGTCACGGGCTGGGCCATCGCCAACACCGTGGTGATCGCCTATGCCCTGTTCCCCGTCTGGTGGATCGCGGCCCTGTCGTTCAAGGACCCCAGCACCCTCACCGACGGCAGCTTCGTCCCTCAGCAGTGGACCCTGGAGAACTACAGCGGCATCTTCCAGACCTCGGAGTTCACCCGGGCCCTGATCAACTCGATCGGTATCGCCCTGATCGCCACAGTGATCGCCGTTGTGCTGGGCACCATGGCCGCCTACGCCGTAGCGAGGCTCCGCTTCCCCGGCAAGAGGCTGCTGATCGGCATGTCCCTGTTGATCGCGATGTTCCCGCCGATCTCCCTGGTGTCCCCGCTCTTCAACATCGAGCGCATCCTGGGGATCTTCGACACCTGGCCGGGGCTGATCATCCCGTACATGACCTTCTCCCTCCCGCTCGCGATCTACACCCTCTCGGCGTTCTTCCGGGAGATCCCGTGGGATCTGGAGAAAGCGGCCAAGGTCGACGGGGCCACTCCCGCCCAGGCCTTCCGGCTGGTGATCGCTCCGCTGGCCGCGCCGGGCGTGTTCACCACCGCCATCCTCGTCTTCATCTTCTGCTGGAACGACTTCCTGTTCGCCATCTCCCTGACCTCGACAACCAGGGCCCGCACAGTGCCTGCGGCGATCGCCTTCTTCACCGGGAGCAGCCAGTTCCAGCAACCCACCGGTTCGATCGCCGCCGCCGCGGTAGTGATCACCATTCCGATCATCGCCTTCGTGCTGCTGTTCCAGCGGCGCATCGTCGCCGGACTGACGTCCGGGGCCGTCAAGGGCTGA
- a CDS encoding carbohydrate ABC transporter permease → MNTATPATSAAPGGAEALSEGARQERRLGWLLCAPAVVVMLAVTAYPIGYAIYLSLQRYDLRFPDQARFVGLSNYAAVLSSEFWWEAFWVTLFITVISVAVELVLGFALALVMHRAIFGRGTVRTAILIPYGIVTVVAAYSWQYAWTPDTGYLAALLPSGDAPLTEQWPAIGLIILAEVWKTTPFMALLLLAGLALVPEETLRAAMVDGASAWQRFILVTVPLMKPAILVALLFRTLDAFRVFDNIYVLTSGAHGTGSVSILGYDNLFTALNLGIGSAISVLIFLCVGVIAFAFIKLFGAAAPGSQEAGR, encoded by the coding sequence GTGAACACCGCGACTCCCGCCACGTCGGCGGCCCCGGGCGGGGCCGAGGCGTTGTCCGAGGGCGCGCGGCAGGAGCGACGGCTGGGATGGCTGTTGTGCGCGCCCGCGGTGGTCGTCATGCTCGCCGTCACCGCCTACCCCATCGGCTACGCGATCTACCTGTCGCTGCAACGCTACGACCTGCGCTTCCCGGATCAAGCGCGCTTCGTGGGCCTGAGCAACTACGCGGCCGTACTCTCCTCCGAGTTCTGGTGGGAGGCGTTCTGGGTCACCCTGTTCATCACCGTCATCTCCGTAGCCGTGGAACTCGTCCTCGGCTTCGCGCTGGCCCTGGTCATGCATCGCGCGATCTTCGGCCGGGGAACCGTACGTACCGCGATCCTGATCCCCTACGGCATCGTCACCGTGGTCGCCGCCTATTCCTGGCAGTACGCCTGGACCCCGGACACGGGCTATCTCGCCGCACTGCTGCCGTCCGGTGATGCCCCGCTGACCGAGCAGTGGCCGGCCATCGGGCTGATCATCCTCGCCGAGGTCTGGAAGACCACCCCCTTCATGGCACTCCTGCTGCTGGCCGGACTCGCCCTGGTGCCCGAGGAGACGCTGCGCGCCGCCATGGTCGACGGTGCGTCCGCCTGGCAGCGCTTCATTCTCGTCACGGTGCCGCTGATGAAGCCGGCCATCCTGGTGGCCCTGCTGTTCCGCACCCTGGACGCCTTCCGGGTCTTCGACAACATCTATGTGCTGACCTCGGGTGCTCATGGCACCGGCTCGGTGTCGATCCTCGGCTACGACAACCTGTTCACCGCGCTCAACCTCGGCATCGGATCGGCGATCTCCGTGCTCATCTTCCTGTGCGTCGGCGTGATCGCCTTCGCCTTCATCAAACTCTTCGGGGCTGCCGCTCCCGGCTCACAGGAGGCGGGACGCTGA
- a CDS encoding ABC transporter substrate-binding protein, translating to MIPLLAGLLTSCGSEESGPVSLNWYNFPDDSGALAGAASNCTRASGGRYRIVYNKLPRGADGQRQQLVRRLAAHDDTLDILGLDVTWAPEFAEANWILPWTGGNRRSATAGTLEVPLQTATWKGKLYAVPYNTNTQLLWYRSDLVPKPPKTWAEMLGMARGLAKEGKPHYVEIQGAQYEGLTVWFNTLVESAGGSILNATATAPSLGPPAVQAATIMHNLATSPAADPSLSNQMEDQNRLAMESGNAAFELNYPFVYPSMKSNKPALFKSFRWAPYPGVDPGRPSKPTIGGIDLAIGAYSRHPDLAYEAALCLRNRQNQMAAALKGGLPPTLRALYFDKTLFKSYPFATEVLSALENASVRPQTPAYQNVSIAISHTLSPPSAINPRSDVEHIGSQIEDALQSKGLIP from the coding sequence GTGATTCCCCTGCTGGCCGGACTGCTCACCTCCTGCGGCTCGGAGGAATCCGGCCCGGTCAGCCTGAACTGGTACAACTTCCCCGACGACTCAGGCGCCCTGGCCGGCGCGGCGAGCAACTGCACCCGTGCCTCGGGCGGGCGCTACCGCATCGTGTACAACAAGCTCCCGCGCGGCGCGGACGGCCAGCGTCAGCAGCTCGTCCGCCGACTCGCCGCACACGACGACACCCTGGACATCCTGGGCCTCGATGTCACCTGGGCCCCGGAGTTCGCCGAGGCCAACTGGATCCTGCCGTGGACGGGCGGCAATCGCCGCAGTGCCACCGCGGGCACCCTCGAAGTGCCGCTGCAGACGGCGACGTGGAAGGGCAAGCTGTACGCCGTCCCGTACAACACCAACACCCAGTTGCTGTGGTACCGAAGCGACCTCGTGCCCAAACCGCCCAAGACCTGGGCCGAGATGCTCGGTATGGCGCGCGGCCTCGCCAAGGAGGGCAAGCCTCACTACGTCGAGATTCAGGGCGCCCAGTACGAAGGGCTGACGGTCTGGTTCAACACACTCGTGGAGAGCGCTGGCGGCTCCATCCTCAACGCCACAGCCACAGCACCCTCGCTCGGGCCGCCCGCGGTCCAAGCGGCCACGATCATGCACAACCTGGCCACCTCACCCGCCGCGGACCCCTCGCTGTCCAACCAGATGGAGGATCAGAACCGGCTGGCCATGGAGTCGGGAAACGCTGCCTTCGAGCTGAACTACCCATTCGTCTATCCGTCGATGAAGTCGAACAAGCCCGCTCTGTTCAAGAGTTTCCGTTGGGCGCCGTACCCCGGCGTGGACCCCGGCCGGCCATCCAAACCCACCATCGGCGGCATCGACCTCGCCATCGGCGCCTACTCGCGCCACCCCGACCTCGCGTACGAGGCCGCGCTGTGCTTGCGCAATCGTCAGAACCAGATGGCCGCGGCGCTCAAGGGCGGGCTGCCCCCCACCCTGCGCGCGCTCTACTTCGACAAGACACTCTTCAAGAGCTACCCGTTCGCTACCGAAGTGCTCTCGGCACTGGAGAACGCCAGCGTCCGCCCCCAGACCCCCGCCTACCAGAACGTGTCCATCGCGATCTCGCACACGCTCTCCCCGCCCTCGGCGATCAATCCGCGGAGCGACGTCGAACACATCGGCAGCCAGATCGAGGACGCCCTCCAGTCCAAGGGGCTGATCCCGTGA
- a CDS encoding DUF1876 domain-containing protein, whose protein sequence is MTRTLEWQVRVCLTEEDGTTKAEAVLDTGTATLTGHGTAHCNPQDVDVPAIGDELAASRAMRDIAGQLMRVADRDLEAVGAGAGSGPIPPPYGWSDIA, encoded by the coding sequence ATGACTCGGACACTGGAGTGGCAGGTCCGCGTCTGCCTGACCGAGGAGGACGGCACGACGAAGGCCGAGGCGGTGCTGGACACCGGCACCGCGACGCTCACCGGTCATGGGACAGCCCACTGCAATCCCCAGGACGTGGACGTCCCCGCGATCGGCGACGAACTGGCCGCGAGCCGGGCCATGAGGGACATCGCCGGGCAGCTGATGAGGGTGGCCGACCGTGACCTGGAGGCCGTGGGCGCCGGAGCGGGGAGCGGACCCATCCCGCCGCCGTACGGCTGGTCGGACATCGCCTAG
- a CDS encoding mycothiol transferase, with product MNSSELLADAFERVREAVHAAADGLSPDSLNARLDPGANSIAWLVWHLTRIQDDHVADAAAWEQVWFSQGWADRFELPFAKGATGFGHSSKQVAAVRVQSAELLLGYYDAVHEQTIRFVRGLDDAALDRVVDETWSPPVTLGVRLISVLADDLQHVGQAAFIRGSLERR from the coding sequence ATGAACAGCTCAGAATTGCTGGCGGACGCGTTCGAGCGTGTACGGGAGGCGGTGCACGCAGCGGCGGATGGGCTTTCACCGGACAGCCTCAACGCCCGGCTGGACCCTGGCGCGAATTCGATCGCCTGGCTCGTGTGGCATTTGACGCGTATCCAGGACGATCACGTGGCTGATGCAGCCGCATGGGAGCAGGTGTGGTTCTCCCAGGGCTGGGCGGACCGTTTCGAGCTGCCCTTTGCGAAGGGGGCGACCGGGTTCGGCCACTCCAGCAAGCAGGTCGCCGCGGTGCGGGTCCAGTCCGCCGAGCTGCTGCTCGGCTACTACGACGCAGTCCACGAGCAGACCATTCGATTCGTCCGCGGGCTCGACGACGCAGCGCTCGACAGAGTCGTGGACGAGACCTGGTCCCCGCCGGTCACCCTGGGCGTCCGGCTGATCAGCGTCCTCGCCGACGACCTGCAGCACGTCGGCCAGGCAGCATTCATCCGGGGCTCCCTGGAACGCCGTTGA
- a CDS encoding DUF3140 domain-containing protein: MGEMDAVESEALWDEFHQLVNMTSQELSAWLETREAAESTETLPTGVDTEAGRHVLSILLKRRVDLTDDDVHVMHQVVEAVETRQEQVGGAGDIEWRHSLMTLGHDPLKPGSRR, encoded by the coding sequence ATGGGTGAGATGGACGCAGTCGAGAGCGAGGCGCTCTGGGACGAGTTTCATCAGTTGGTGAACATGACGTCCCAGGAACTGAGCGCATGGCTCGAGACCCGCGAGGCGGCCGAGAGTACGGAAACATTGCCGACGGGCGTCGACACCGAGGCGGGCCGGCATGTGCTGTCGATTCTGTTGAAGCGGCGTGTCGATCTCACCGACGATGACGTGCACGTCATGCACCAGGTCGTGGAAGCGGTCGAAACGCGGCAGGAGCAGGTAGGTGGCGCCGGGGACATTGAGTGGCGTCACAGCCTCATGACCCTCGGGCACGATCCACTCAAGCCGGGAAGCCGAAGGTAG
- a CDS encoding CsbD family protein → MSKAKAKAKQAKGKMKETAGKATDDLGMRAEGRGEQIAGKTQEVAEKAADQAKKSGR, encoded by the coding sequence ATGAGTAAGGCAAAAGCAAAGGCAAAGCAGGCCAAGGGAAAGATGAAGGAAACGGCCGGCAAGGCCACCGACGACCTGGGTATGCGGGCGGAAGGCCGCGGCGAGCAGATTGCCGGCAAGACCCAGGAAGTTGCGGAAAAGGCGGCCGATCAGGCGAAGAAGTCCGGACGGTAA
- a CDS encoding type 1 glutamine amidotransferase domain-containing protein, with the protein MRVAFLMAPEGVEQVELTDPWQAVVDAGGEPELISTKSGRVQAFHHLDKADTFPVDRTITESNADDYVGLVLPGGVANPDALRMDKSAVAFVKQFFDIAKPVAAICHAPWTLVEADAVRGRTLTSWPSLQTDIRNAGGTWVDEQVEVCRAAPATLITSRKPADLKAFCSAFIPEFGY; encoded by the coding sequence GTGCGAGTGGCCTTTCTCATGGCTCCCGAGGGTGTGGAACAGGTCGAGCTGACCGACCCCTGGCAAGCCGTCGTCGACGCCGGCGGCGAGCCGGAACTGATCTCGACGAAGTCCGGACGCGTACAGGCTTTCCATCACCTCGACAAGGCCGACACCTTCCCCGTCGACCGGACGATCACCGAGAGCAACGCCGATGACTACGTGGGGCTGGTACTTCCCGGAGGTGTCGCCAATCCGGACGCACTGCGCATGGATAAATCGGCCGTGGCATTCGTCAAACAGTTCTTCGACATCGCCAAGCCGGTTGCGGCGATCTGCCACGCCCCCTGGACGCTGGTGGAGGCCGACGCAGTGCGCGGGAGGACGCTGACCTCCTGGCCCAGCCTGCAGACCGACATCCGCAACGCGGGCGGCACATGGGTGGACGAGCAGGTCGAGGTCTGCCGCGCCGCCCCCGCCACCCTGATCACGAGCCGGAAACCCGCCGATCTGAAGGCTTTCTGTTCGGCGTTCATTCCGGAGTTCGGCTACTGA
- a CDS encoding FAD-dependent oxidoreductase has translation MASERPTIDESYWMATTPDTGYPPVGEDLTADVAVIGGGIAGLCTAWELLSAGLDVVVLEADRIAAGVTGYTTAKLTSLHGLGYARLEAKHGADNAGLYALSQQDAVDRTAALCAQLDIDADLERAPAYTYAEDPQRADAIRDEAEAARRAGLDASFVTGTELPFPVSGAVRVEGQLQFHPRKFLLALAEKFVAAGGRVHERSRVTALHDGSRCRLSTESGVTVEARDAVIATHYPVFDRTLLFTRLKPRRELVVAAPVPAALAPTGMYMSPEDRVRSVRSAPLDEERRLLIVTGESFEPGAGGVRERFARLDSWARERMPGFAEADSAYRWSAQDNDSSDHLPYVGHAHPGTQHLYVATGFGGWGMSNGVMAGRLLAAHIAGGGRPAWTDLYDPRRLPGVSETVELAKLQTAVARHFVGDRLHTHHVDSVNDIPPGSGAVVRLEGRRCAVYRDESGNASVLSARCSHLGCLVQFNDAERVWECPCHGSRFATDGSVLHGPAAKALESREVPGTGR, from the coding sequence ATGGCTTCGGAACGCCCGACAATCGACGAGTCGTACTGGATGGCCACCACTCCCGATACCGGATACCCACCCGTCGGCGAGGACCTGACCGCAGACGTCGCCGTCATCGGTGGTGGCATCGCAGGCCTGTGCACCGCATGGGAACTGCTGAGTGCGGGCCTGGACGTCGTCGTCCTGGAGGCTGACCGGATCGCCGCCGGAGTGACCGGATACACGACAGCCAAGCTGACGTCCCTGCACGGTCTGGGATACGCGCGGCTCGAGGCGAAGCACGGCGCCGACAACGCCGGGTTGTATGCGCTCTCGCAGCAGGACGCGGTCGACCGGACCGCCGCTCTCTGCGCCCAGCTGGACATCGACGCCGACCTGGAGCGTGCCCCCGCCTACACGTACGCGGAGGATCCGCAGCGCGCGGACGCGATCAGGGACGAGGCGGAGGCGGCCCGCAGGGCAGGACTCGACGCTTCCTTCGTGACCGGGACAGAACTGCCCTTCCCGGTGTCCGGCGCGGTGCGAGTCGAGGGCCAGCTCCAATTTCATCCGCGGAAGTTTCTGCTCGCCCTGGCCGAGAAGTTCGTCGCCGCGGGCGGCCGCGTTCACGAACGCAGCCGTGTCACCGCACTTCACGACGGCAGCCGCTGCCGACTGTCGACGGAGAGCGGAGTCACGGTCGAGGCGCGGGATGCCGTCATCGCGACGCATTACCCGGTATTCGACCGCACCCTCCTCTTCACCCGGCTCAAGCCCCGGCGGGAACTGGTGGTCGCCGCGCCGGTGCCGGCCGCTCTCGCGCCGACGGGCATGTACATGAGTCCCGAGGACAGAGTGCGTTCGGTGCGCAGTGCTCCCCTCGACGAAGAACGCCGGCTGCTCATCGTCACCGGTGAATCGTTCGAGCCGGGGGCCGGAGGCGTACGGGAACGGTTCGCGCGTCTCGACTCCTGGGCGCGCGAGCGGATGCCCGGCTTCGCCGAAGCCGACAGCGCCTACCGCTGGTCGGCGCAGGACAACGACTCGAGCGACCACCTGCCGTACGTCGGACATGCCCACCCGGGCACCCAACACCTCTATGTGGCCACCGGCTTCGGCGGCTGGGGCATGAGCAACGGGGTGATGGCCGGCCGGCTGCTCGCGGCTCATATCGCGGGCGGCGGGCGGCCTGCCTGGACCGACCTCTACGACCCGCGGAGGCTGCCCGGGGTGAGCGAGACGGTGGAGCTGGCGAAGCTCCAGACCGCTGTCGCCCGGCACTTCGTCGGCGACCGCTTGCACACCCACCACGTCGACTCGGTGAACGACATCCCGCCCGGCAGCGGAGCGGTCGTACGGCTGGAGGGAAGGCGCTGCGCCGTGTACCGCGACGAGTCCGGGAACGCCAGCGTTCTCTCCGCGCGCTGCAGCCACCTCGGCTGTCTGGTGCAGTTCAACGATGCCGAGCGGGTCTGGGAATGCCCATGCCACGGCTCCCGCTTCGCGACGGACGGTTCGGTCCTGCACGGACCCGCCGCCAAGGCACTGGAATCACGCGAGGTGCCCGGAACCGGGCGATGA
- a CDS encoding DUF6158 family protein, with product MTDAGGRRRGVGPADLDDQQLLRELETIHRTRHDTLLHGSQNALVAHSIRMTELEAEYLKRHADRPAASGRTREGARARTE from the coding sequence ATGACCGACGCTGGAGGCAGGCGCAGGGGTGTGGGCCCGGCAGATCTCGACGACCAGCAGCTGCTGCGGGAGCTCGAGACCATTCACCGCACGCGGCACGACACACTGCTGCACGGTTCACAGAACGCACTGGTGGCGCACAGCATCCGCATGACGGAACTTGAAGCCGAGTATCTGAAGCGCCATGCCGACCGCCCCGCGGCGAGCGGCAGGACACGGGAAGGCGCCCGCGCGAGGACCGAGTGA